Below is a genomic region from Rosa chinensis cultivar Old Blush chromosome 5, RchiOBHm-V2, whole genome shotgun sequence.
GATCTTATCACACCAACTATAACTATGTTTTTCCTTCTGTGTTATGCCGGTGTGAACTTATCTTGCTTCCTTCTGGATCTCCTAGATGCTCCCAGCTGGCGTCCTCGGTGGAAATTCCACCATTGGAGCCTCTCTCTTCTTGGAGCTTCACTATGTATAGGTATGCTTTGACTTATTTTGTACTGTGTTTTCACTACTGTGCCTTTTCTTTCTATAGACAATTTCATCAAAGAAGGTGAATATGATTCCATGTAATTTGTGCGACCAGATACAGACCATGCCCAGTATTAATTGCTGTTATTACTGTTAGGATGCATTAAATAATGTCTCCCATTGTTATAGTGTGGTTCATGTTCTTGTACCTATATGTGTGTATAAGCAGTTCAAATTTGATTTGCTTTGTAGATTATATTTATATGCTGTGTATTTTGCTGCAGTGATTATGTTCTTGATCTCTTGGGCATTCACTATTGTGTCGCTAGCCCTTGCAAGCCTGATATATTATTATGTGAGCATCAAAGGAAAGGCTGGGGACTGGGGTGACGGTTTCAAGAGCGCATATTTTCAGCTAGCTCTCCGAAGTCTTCGATCGCTAGGAGGTGTGTGTACATTTAAACGTTACAGTTCTAATAAGTGATGGTCATTTTAGTGGgattcttttttactttttccgattttgaattatgaaaatattttGCTGTTCTACTAATGGATGTAGTACCCTTGCATGTCCATGTCCTCTGCATGCATCTCTGTACCCTATTTTTCTTGTTTCATTACCTATGGGGTCTAGCAAAGCATATGGCAATGGGTAGAACTGAGTAATTTCATAGTGACTCTAGTTAGATATCCTTAAATGTTCTACCTACTATTGAATGTTTTGAGCCACCAAGGTTATATGCACTTTGGGGCACAAGGAACTATATATCACTGAGAATATGCTTCTGTGCAACTCTATTGAGCTTTTTCATGCTTAACttttcacttgcagcaaaccAAGTGCACCCAAAGAATTGGTATCCCATCCCCCTGATATTCTGCCGGCCTTGGGGGAAGCTGCCAGAGAATGTACCCTGCCATCCCAAACTTGCCGACTTCGCCAACTGCATGAAGAAGAAGGGCAGGGGAATGTCTATCTTTGTGTCTATTCTAGACGGTGATTACCATGAATGTGTTGAAGATGCCAAGGCTGCCTGCAAGCAGCTTGATGCTTACATTGAGTACAAGCACTGTGAAGGTGTAGCTGAGATTGTTGTCGCCCCCAGTATGTCTGAAGGCTTCCGCGGCATTGTCCAGACAATGGGTCTTGGCAATCTCAAGCCAAACATAGTGGTGATGCGGTATCCTGAAATATGGCGTCGCGAAAACTTAATAGAAATTCCAAACACCTTTGTTGAAATAATAAATGATTGCATAGTTGCAAACAAGGCAGTTGTTATTGTCAAAGGTCTTGACGAATGGCCCAATGAGTTTCAGAGGCAGTATGGTACTATTGATCTCTATTGGATAGTAAGAGATGGAGGTCTGATGCTTCTTCTCTCTCAGCTCCTCCTCACTAAGGAAAGCTTTGAAAGTTGTAAAATTCAAGTTTTCTGCATTGCGGAGGAGGATACTGATGCAGAGGGGCTCAAGGCTGATGTGAAGAAGTTTCTGTATGATCTTCGAATGCATGCAGAAGTCATTGTTGTAACAATGAAGTCGTGGGATATGCAAGCAGACAGTGGGGCTCCTCAAGATGAATCTGTGGAGGCTTATAATGCTGCTCAAAAGCGGATAGCTGATTACTTGGCCGAGATGAAGTCAACAGCTAAGAAACAAGGGACACCACTGATGGCGGATGGGAAACAGGTCGTTGTGAATGAGCAGCAGGTGGAGAAGTTTCTTTACACTACTCTGAAGTTGAATTCAACAATACTCAGATACTCGAGAATGGCTGCGGTCGTGCTCGTTAGCTTACCTCCTCCTCCAGTCAACCACCCAGCATACTTCTACATGGAATACATGGATTTGTTGGTGGAGAATGTGCCTAGACTTCTGATTGTGAGAGGATACCGTAGGGATGTTGTAACTCTATTCACGTAGTTTCAGGGGACTGCAACGTGGGATGGTATATTGCCACATTCAGTTATTGTtcatattctttcttttttaaatttttgtagTTTAAATTTTACATTCATTCTTTTACCATTGTTCATTTGTTCTCTCTAGAGCGGTGTTTTTCTGGTTCCCCATTAACTTGTCTACATCGAAATTTTGACATACGTCCCTTTTCAGGATGTTAAATTTTCAGTAAAATGTTTGCTATATTAAATGAGAAAGTATCAGGGCCGGGTTTGGGCCTATGcccccaaatatatatatatatatatatatatatatatagacacacacagaGTCTGGCTACAATGCGGATGTGCACAATACGGATTTCAGGTTTTCACctactttccgatcacatattttaatcttaatcgttcagtttttaggtcttaatgtatagatcaactctgcaaaattttagttaatttggtgatcgttaaggcatccaaaactgcaaattacaacaatatacacGAACGGTTCTGATTCCACTGATTCGGTTCGTtcttgtaaattgcagtttttgatgccttaacgatcaccaaattggcttaaattttgtagagatgatttatacattatgacctaagaactgaacgattaagatcaaaatatgtgatcggaaagtgggtgaaaactgaaaatccgTACTAAAATTTCGGTACAGACGTCCGCACCTgggaaaaatcctatatatatatatagttgagtTCATTGTTTTTGCTTAATTggaatgactattttgccctcagTTGTACAGTTTTTTATGGCCCTGCCATTGAGTTCACtatatctcttcttctttttttggtggGGTGGGGGAGTTTTTGGAGATTGGATGAGTTTTTTCTTCTACAGCTCTTTAGGGTTCGCTTTTGTCTAACTAAGATTGAGAGAGTAGGATTGTTTTTTCTCTGTCTAACCAAGCGCGGGTAATCTTTCTAGTTATATTAAGGAGGTAGGAGTATATATAGGACGAGACGCGCGAAAAGAAATGATGTAGAGTAGAGACGGGTTCGAGTGGTCAAATCATGCGTGGGTTACTTGAGCGACTAGGCGTGAGCGTGAGCCTTCCCAATGttctttttccttcctttttgaGGGTTCCCAATGAACGAAGTTACTGGGTGAGGGGGAAGGAAGAAGGAGCATCGATGCCATTTACTGAAGATCCCAAGTGACCTTTTCACTGTCTTATCGTCACTGGTGGAGCTGTGCTGTACTGCATGGATTCTTCTCACTTTGCAGATGATATGATTGATTTGATACGAGCCAGTAGCAAAGCCATGCATGAAGACTGAAAAGCGTGTGTGTCTTCAATACTTCAGACAAAGCGACATGCTTGTCTCCAGACCCTCGGGAGATATGAGATTCGTTTaggttttttaatttatataagACAGAATATTACAAATCATCACTCAATTTTTACTAGTTTGACACTCTAGTCactcactttttaaatatatcactttagtcactcaatttTAATTATATTAATCACTCTAGtcatttcattaatttttttcatttgtcaCAATATCAAGGATATTTTCGaccaaccaattgtgaaaattAAAAAATCTGAATTTAAATGAATGAGAGAAATGATTAAAGTGAGACAAAATATCTCttcggtgactaaagtgattgatagAGTAAtaattgagtgactaaagtgatatattttaaaattgagtgaccaaagtgatatattttaaaattgagtgaccaaagtgtcgaataaaTCATATttgagtgactatttgtgaaattctccATTTTTATCATTTATATTACATTAGTCTAAATAAAATACTAAACAAATTTTTGTCGGCAAACCAATAGAACAATGTAAAAACAGTAAAATGGACATTAAATTCTTCcgtagaaaaattaaaaaattaaaagctaATAAAAAATGTAAATTTCAACATCACACACTTGCACGGAAGAATTAAATGTCATTCCAAgtcaattaattaaatattagtttaatttattaaaaaatctcCAGCACCATAGATTTACTCCTTCAGCCTCAAAATCGGCTCTTTATTTATTAATTGTATCCGATTTAGTTCATCTTTATGACACTCCTTAAAGCAAGATGCTACAAATGGAAACAAATAGAGGGGTAGGTTCATTGGATTCCATTGGGAGTGAGGCCTCACCCACGTACGTATAACCTATTTATTAGGTTATTAAGTGCATTGAAGAATTTTCAATTTATTAGTTCTAATCAAAATCAGATTCTCTCCTTATAATATGAGAGGTAACATCTACACAGTATGAGCCTGCATTAACTGCAAGCCTGGAAGATAGGTAATGACAGCTGATCGATTAGTTCTGAAGTCAATACAATGACAAGGCAGTGACCACTTTAGCTCGTCAACCAGCTGGTCGCAAAGTCTGTACCAATAGCTTGGACTTGGATTGTTGGAAGTTTGGAAGCCATTAATGTGCCCTAGATTTATTGGAGTAGAATCGTAGATGGGGGTTAACCTCATAAACCCTACCTTCACTGTGAGCCTGTGACCGTCTCACATTTCCATCTTGTCTTTTATTGCATGGACAAGTAGGGTTTCCTTGATCACTTTAAAATTTCATGAATAACAAAAGCTTTTAaaattgggtttttgtccatttatcccatttctagggatttttttcccacttaccccattaagtttttttaattctctcttacccaatacactctaagggagtcttccctaatactccattaagaatttttttttaataccattttacccctcacccctttgttacttagagagagagatagagaaaatggaagagagagaaaccataggagacttcgccggagcttgtcaccggccgccggactCCGGTCACTGGCCCCcagaatccggccaactttcgccggaatccggccaacttttgccggattccggtcactggcTGCCACCCatcggaatttgctgaaaatctcaccggaaagtttttttgcccctaatagacatctattgctccctaatagacgtctattgccccccaatagacgactatcaaccatgtattgcccccccagtagacttctattgccccccaatagacgactatcagccatgtattgcccctcaatatacgtctattgcccccaatagatgtctattgtcccctaatagaactttcggctgccagaatatgaactaatctccctaaatttagacaaataaaactttgtttaaagaaaaaaatgaagaaattatatcaatttaaaaacgtctattgccccccaataggcgcctattgctccccaatagaattctttttcttcatttttctttctttctgggcctTCTGCCTCCATTTTGccaaataaaagaagaagaaaagaacagaTTGTATAAAGTAAACAAGACCAAATTAGATGATGAACTTTTTTTCAAAGCTCTGCATGTGTAGAATAAGAACAAATTGTataaaactttttcttttttcttttttctttctgcctaCACtttactataaaaaaaaaaaatatttggccACCCAGAGAAATACTCTGGGCACCATATCAGAGCAAACCGAGAAATCCTCTGCACCGGTCGGACGTTGGGTGTTGCTAAGGGATCCAAGCTCAGCCTCTGTAGCACTGTTGCAGGATAATAATGGCCTGAATCAGAAACCATGGTAGAGAGAGGCTGTGAAGGTGAGACTAGGACTGAGGTTGAAGACCACCGAAAATCATCAGATCCCCTTCTTGATTTCCCTCTCCAACGAGCTCAGCTCCGACAAGGCCCAGTCGACGCCGACATTCTGCTCCCCACTCAATTCGCCGCCTCCGACTCCTCGCAGAGGTGTACGGCGCTTGACCCCAAGCTCAATTACCGCCCAGTGATCAGTATTCTCAGCCATCCCGGTGACGGCGCCTCCGGTCAGCTCAGTAAAGTCCTGCGGAGCATCTGGATTTGGAGGCTCTAGTCGTCGCCGTTGCTATCGCCAGTGAGAACGCCGTCGACGAAGAAGACTGGaggatcggggagagagaaaagcagaCGTCttcggagagagagagtctgccGCGTCTGTGGAGAGAAAGTAGACAAAGTGGCAGCTGTAATTGATTAATTtgattgagggtaaaatggtcatttgttGTCAAATATGGTCATTTGCTGTCAAATTGTGTagttgggaataaaaatctcttaccggggtaagtgggataatttttgttcattttggtgcttttggtcaaggaccctttaaaattttggacctttttttctttttctcctctaTGCAATTTTTTCTCCGATAATTAATTAGTGGTACAAAGAATAGTCATAGGGagtggtcaggcactgtgctgcaatgcacagttggagcatttcacatgcgctgaaggggtttatcttgggcctaggaagcctttggattccccttgacaaagtcaaaaaaaaaaaaaagtcaaacaaAGAATAGTCACAGGGTAAAGTCTTAGTCACAATGAGctaaacaaaattgaaagaCGAGATCATTTCTGAAGTGATGTAGTGGATTGGTCTGTTCTCAATATTCTGAAAACGGATTAGTGCTAATTGCGTATTTGTATTTGTTATGGATGAATTTTAGTTGTAATCCACCTCACTCATCATGTATTCATTCTACTCCACATGTATTGAGCCCATCAAACCTTCTGAATTCACATCCTTAAACACTCGTGGCTTTTAGCCGCTTGACTATTCTGGTCCAAGTTTTGGAAGTTTCAAAACTAGAAAAGGGTTAAGGTCAAAGTCAGTGGTTTAGCCAAGCAACTTATCAGAATTCATTCAAAACCGACAAAGGAGCAGAAAACAGTGGGGGATGACGATGATCTTCTATTGTTCTTAGACTTCTTATCTCAAACTCACAATATTTAGGGCCCGAGTCAGCGCCTCTAACTAGGACCATGTATTTCCTACTTGCAATATTATTCTTGGCCTCCTTGAGTGTAGCTTCACACTTACTACACATCCCCTTCCCATCCTTTCACATTCAAAGAGActtgttttcttcttatttGAGTTATTTCTATCCGAATTTAGTATAGGTTCTATCATCCTCATGGTTCTTGGATGAGCTAGAATTTTGCTGAATTATTTTTTATTCCCTTTAAGAAATATCTTATAAGTCATAATCTCAAAGAATATGTTCTGATACTATAAACTGTCTATTTCTAATCCAATAATATTTCACACGGAGTCACAGATACTTGTTAAAAACACTGTACTGAACACTAATACATAACACAACAAACCATATGAAGCGATCCGCGATCATTACTACAATTAGTTCGATATAATATTTTTATGGTGTGAAAGCAACCCACCTTATAATTTTCACACAATATCCATATGCATCTATGTTAAGTTAGTCAGACCTGATCTCATACCTTTTGATTTTTGTTAGTGGACCTCTTTTGCTAAtccaaaaaattaataattatatgaACAATCATACAAGTTTAGAGCATAAAGGCAAGCGTATAACTCCAAATTGCCGTAACTAGTATctttcttgtctttttttttttgaagaggtaTCTTTCTTGTCTTTTCCTCTAGCTAATTAGCTGTTAATTAAAAGACTAAACCACAACACTTTCATACTGACAAGAAACACCGTACGTTTGCGGAGGTTTTGACAACCCGCCATTGGCCAGTTGGACGGATCCATCTATTTGGAGCCGTCGGGTTCCGACTTTGGTTTAAACTACTAAAACTCTTGTACACATTGTATCACACCCTTTCTGGCCTCGGTCACACTCTTTGTAATGTCCTTGCTCCTCACCCACAAATCACTGTCCCAACTGTCCTAATTACTTATTTACCAAAAAAGACAGCTTGGCAATAATCTCAAAATTGTAAAATTTAGCAAGTAATAAATGCAAATTCATCATAATAGTTTTATTTGAAGAATCAGCATATTAAAATATTTCAAGAATCTACATACTAAAATAGAATTACGTATCAACAACTTATCTCCGAAATAAagtgttataaaacatatgtAAGAACACTAGTTATTAGTTCTTTGCTCGTATAGAACCTTAAACATAGTAAAGATACATAATTTCGTGTACTCTGAATCTGAAAAAATAGGTTGAAAGTAAATTCCTAATTAGTACCCCATAATTAGTGAGAAGATTTTAAACCTCCCATAATTAGTGAAGAACGAAGCTGTCGCCAGTTAGACATCTAAATTACAGCCGATCGCATTTTGATGGAGTGGGACCCACTGAAGATCAAACGGCCCAAAATCAACGTTCGTCGACGGTGTGAGCTCAGCAGCTTCACACGAGAATATATCGGGTCAACGAAGTGTGCGCGACTCTCTCACTATATATAACTGCTCTGCAGTGAAGGAGTTTTCCCGCGCCAACCTCCTCTCTCTCATCCTCCGACGGCCGGGCACCTGCAAATAACCTACTCCTCCCTCTTTCTCTAGGGCTCTCTAGATCCTCAACACATAAATGCAGTGTTGAAGTCGTTCTGTTGTTAATTAGTTTTCTCCATCTCTAGGGCTTTTTACTAGCGAATCAACAAGGTACGTGAAGCTTCTTATTTTTCTCGTTTACCGGTTTTTATTTTTCGGTGGATTCGAATTGGAATCTGAAGATATTTGGAGTTTGAAATTCTACAGGATGGGGATGAGCGGAACGGAACCGACCGGCGGCGGCGGCGAGGGGCTGAAGAGGAGGGGGTGTTCGTGCGGAAAGAACGATTTTCTCCCGGAGGAGTCGTTCGAGAGCTGGGGCAATTACGCCAATGCGCTCCGGTCGACTCCGGCGAGGTTCAAGGACAGGTTCTTCACGCGGTCCTCCGACAGCACCGAGCTGGTGGAGGTGAAGGCGCGGAGCCAGCACGAGATGAAGAAGACGCTTAACTGGTGGGACCTCATCTGGTTCGGGCTCGGAGCTGTCATCGGCGCCGGAATCTTCGTCCTCACTGGACTCGAGGCCAAGAAACACGCCGGACCCGCCGTCGTCATGTCCTACGTCGTCTCCGGCGTCTCCGCCTTGCTCTCTGTTTTCTGTTACACAGAGTTCGCCGTCGAGATTCCCGTTGCAGGTACCACTAATaagcattaattttttttttccttttttttttataataaatatttgtgttttttaatttcttttattagaTTTTGTCTGCATATTATCGTCCAAATTTAACCGGCATCTTAGATGTTGATAAATGATTTTGACGGCAAGATTAGAAAATGGACCTTGATATTGATTTTGTAAttgagaagattttttttttcttcagaaaatTAACCTATCCATGTGTTTGAGTTTTCGTAACTAAAATTAAGAACATTTTGGGCCTTTAGTGAATTTTACTTGGGTAGAATATAAAAGTTATGAATGATTTTCCTGGATCAAAACAATTACTCGGTCATATGAGCACAAATGGATAATTTTGATTGGGTTTGAACTCTTTCTAAAGTAGCCAAAGAACGTGATATAACGAAATATTAAACACCGCTCATTCTCTATGTCATTTTTTGTGTATTAGggttgtgaagtttgacttAATTTTAAAGTTTAGGGAATGATTTTGGTAAAGATCCAACATCAGCTGCGCGCTCATATTGCAGAATCTTCATGAATATAATGCATTATGTTCACATAGATGCAATAATCAAATGTTTCTTTCCTAAAGAATTATTCCCAAATTCAAAGCATGTTCTAGTTTGACTAAATTGAGCTAGCACTTTCTACAGATAGAATTGTGGAATAATTTTAGGTGAAGATGCAACACACATCTAATGCTTATTGCCTTATTGCTTATACGTTCCGGAATCTTTTTGAATATTCCAAAACACTATTATAGTCCTGATCGAAAAGTCTAAAGTATTATATCTATTCGGGTAGACTTTTTTATATATAAGAAGACACCGATGCTGACTGGTAATAAGGAGAGCTCATTACGCTACAAATTATTGCCACATGCTTTGATAGATCGATTTATGGATTTGTTCATtaatttgttgatttttttttctgactTCTTGTTTACTTATAAAAGTCAATAGCATCAGGCCCGCACACAGTGTGTGGATCCCACCCTCCTAACCTGTCTTATACAAAATACAATATCTTACGTTGAAAATCAAGTAGCAGAGAAAGTCTCGATCGGTTATGCAAGTTATTTATCCATAATTTGATCTTTGTCGCCTTTTATATAGGGTTTGCGGTAATATTATGTGCTTATTACCGTCATACGTGATTGGTTTTACGTTACTGGGTTAGCATAAGAGAAAAGACACAAGAAAATCTGAGTTCTAGTTTATGAGATGATATATGGTTCTAGATTTTTGTGACTTGATCACATGCCAAATGCATTGCAGGTCAAGTAAATTAATGTCATATATGGAGtttgttatttattttaatcTGGTTATTGCTTGTTAATTATGTTATTACTACTGTTCCTGGTTCTAGTGTCATAGTGTTTCTCGTTAATCCCATATTGATCTGGTTAATTTCTCAGGCGGCTCATTTGCCTACCTAAGAGTGGAGCTTGGGGACTTCGTGGCCTACATTGCAGCAGGCAACATCCTTCTCGAATATGTCATAGGCGGGGCGGCGGTTGCGCGTTCGTGGACCTCCTACTTCACCTCCCTATGCAACCAGGACGATTCCAATGCTTTCCGAATCACTGTCCACGGTTGGTCGGAGGACTACAAGTACCTGGACCCCATCGCCATTGGGGTTATCATCTGTATCTGCATACTCGCCGTCTTGAGCACAAAGGGCTCCTCGCGCCTCAACTACGTCGCCTCCATAGTCCACGTCATCGTCATTCTCTTCATCATCATAGCAGGTCTCACCAAAGCAGATACTGACAACTACAAGGAGTTTGCCCCAAATGGTGCTCGCGGCATCTTCCAAGCCTCGGCAGTTCTCTTCTTTGCATACGTTGGATTTGACGCCGTTTCAACCATGGCCGAAGAGACCAAGAATCCTGCTCGAGACATCCCAATAGGGCTGGTTGGGTCCATGGTGATCACCACCACGCTTTATTGCTTGCTAGCCGTGACACTCTGCCTTATGGTACCATATCAGGTAATTGATGTGGACGCTCCATTTTCAAAAGCGTTTGAGACCGTTGGTATGGGTTGGGCCAAGTATGTGGTTGCAGCTGGAGCTCTAAAAGGCATGACTAGTGTTTTGCTCGTCGGGGCAGTGGGTCAGGCCCGGTATTTGACCCACATTGCCCGAACCCACATGATGCCCCCATGGTTTGCTCAAGTTGATGCCAAGACAGGTACTCCAGTCCATGCCACAATTGTCATGCTCGCAGCCACAGCTGTAATCGCTTTCTTCACCAGCCTCGAAATTCTTGCTAACCTTCTCTCCATTTCTACGCTATTCATCTTCAGCCTCGTTGCCATTGCTCTACTCGTACGCCGTTACTATGTAACCGGCGTGACCACGGATGCAAACAGGAATAAGCTCATACTGTGCATTGTTATGATTCTCGCGGGTGCAATTGCCACTTCTGCTTACTGGGGTGTCAGCCATGATTGGGTAGGGTATTGCGTGACGGCTCCTATTTGGTTCTTGGGGACTTTGGGGATTTGGTTTCTTGTTCCACAAGCAAGGAGTCCAAAGCTTTGGGGGGTGCCATTGGTTCCATGGTTGCCTTCACTTTCGATTGGCATCAACATTTTCTTGCTTGGTTCGATTGATGGTGCTTCTTTTGCCAGGTTTGCAGTATGGACTGTGATTATCTTAGTTTACTACATTTTCTTTGGGTTGCATGCTTCATATGACACAGCAAAGGACTCTGAAGCTAAAAGGCTCGAGGGTGGGAAATACGAGACGAAGGTTGAAGGAACTAAGGACTCTGGTTTGGATGGTGCGTATAGCAAGGCCTCTACAGAACCTGCTAGTTAAGAACTTAAGATAGAGAGAGGTTTGATTTGTTTGGTGTGTCAAAAAATTCTTGTTGGTGTGTAATATTTTCTACTTTGACAATTAATTAGAAGCATTTgttcataaataatataattTCTATTAGCAAATGTTCAAGTACATGCCTTTTACCTTTTTCTAGGCCGATGTGTAAAGTTTTCTATTACCCTTTTCCATAAGGCTTATTTTCCATAATGTATAATCTGAAAAAGAAACTTTCATTGTCACTCTTTAATCAGAATTATCACTACTCAAACtcgattaagaaaaaaaaagaaaaactattaTAGTGCAGTACTAACATTTTCAGCTTGAACAGAAGTACTCATGAGCTTAAACATTTCATCATAGGATTAACATAAATAATAGCGCtatgtcaaataaaatacaagggGCTTAACTTGGATCGATGAACTTAGTCTCTATAGCGACAGTACAGATCAGTAGGAGGAGGCCTTACATTTTTAACATGTTCAGTCAACTTTCTTTTCAAATCTTCTCTAAAGGTGTCACGACGTCCATCCAATGTCCAAATGGAAATATTGCTCAGATCAAGTGACTCCGGATGACAactataattaataatatcttcCAAGGCATCGTTAGAAAGATGAATCCCTGAAAGCACGAGATGCTGTAAACCATGCATCATTCCAGCTGCTATAGCCTTTGCACAGTCATCGTCCAGTCGTTTAGTATCAATTTCAATATTTTTGTTCCATCTCAATGATTTCAAAAGAGGGCAAGATTTCCCAATTACTTCCACGGTTTTTTGCGAGACTGAGCCGTGTGAAATGCCAAGGTCCTCCAACAACGGAAGTTTGGAAGCTACTTCCCTCAACCGCTCATCTGTTATTTTCACGCAATTCGCCAAAGTTAGGCGTTTGATTCCTCTGCAACTGTTGGAAAGGTTTAGATGAATGTATTAACCCTTACTCTAATACAGAAATCTATGAACTCTACAACATAATCATGGAAATTGACATACAGAAATTTTAAAAAACATACATGCCCTGATGATCTGCCGTCCACGTACCATTCCTATCATTCACGGGGCTATTCTAAGTTCATGTGCTATCTAATTCCAACTTATTCAACTTTTTCTCCTAGGACCTTCCACTTGATCAGAGGACTTATTATGACGGATCATGATTAAAATGTAATATTAGGAAAACAAGGATTTCTTATGAATGAGTGacgtctttttattttatttatataatatgtCATGCATAGTCCGTATAGATGTTTCTCAGATCATGGTATCTCATATATC
It encodes:
- the LOC112165577 gene encoding cationic amino acid transporter 1, whose translation is MGMSGTEPTGGGGEGLKRRGCSCGKNDFLPEESFESWGNYANALRSTPARFKDRFFTRSSDSTELVEVKARSQHEMKKTLNWWDLIWFGLGAVIGAGIFVLTGLEAKKHAGPAVVMSYVVSGVSALLSVFCYTEFAVEIPVAGGSFAYLRVELGDFVAYIAAGNILLEYVIGGAAVARSWTSYFTSLCNQDDSNAFRITVHGWSEDYKYLDPIAIGVIICICILAVLSTKGSSRLNYVASIVHVIVILFIIIAGLTKADTDNYKEFAPNGARGIFQASAVLFFAYVGFDAVSTMAEETKNPARDIPIGLVGSMVITTTLYCLLAVTLCLMVPYQVIDVDAPFSKAFETVGMGWAKYVVAAGALKGMTSVLLVGAVGQARYLTHIARTHMMPPWFAQVDAKTGTPVHATIVMLAATAVIAFFTSLEILANLLSISTLFIFSLVAIALLVRRYYVTGVTTDANRNKLILCIVMILAGAIATSAYWGVSHDWVGYCVTAPIWFLGTLGIWFLVPQARSPKLWGVPLVPWLPSLSIGINIFLLGSIDGASFARFAVWTVIILVYYIFFGLHASYDTAKDSEAKRLEGGKYETKVEGTKDSGLDGAYSKASTEPAS
- the LOC112165579 gene encoding putative F-box/LRR-repeat protein 23; translated protein: MCRRAVDRSSGTLVVLTLQNFRTGTDKLLKYITNSCRGIKRLTLANCVKITDERLREVASKLPLLEDLGISHGSVSQKTVEVIGKSCPLLKSLRWNKNIEIDTKRLDDDCAKAIAAGMMHGLQHLVLSGIHLSNDALEDIINYSCHPESLDLSNISIWTLDGRRDTFREDLKRKLTEHVKNVRPPPTDLYCRYRD